The Fusarium keratoplasticum isolate Fu6.1 chromosome 4, whole genome shotgun sequence genome contains the following window.
TTGCTTTCTCATGACTAAATGTAGAGGACGGCTAAGTTGTGATACAGCTCCAAGGGTCGGAAGCGGTAACACCATCAGGTGGGCCGAATCCTTAGCGCAGGTGGTAGGCCGATCAATCTAGGCCGACGCCAACCTGATAGGAGATTGTCGCTGGACTACTGCTGATAACTAGCCATGACGCTTCAACCCTGACCCTGCTGAACACACAAGCTTAGGCAAGGGTTGTAGATCGGAAACAACGTCGGCAAATCTGAAGCCGACAATATATCGATAAACATCCATCCCAGACCTCATAACTCGTTCTGGTTCGACATCCTTTATCGCCATATCATCTCACTTCCAGCTCTACACAACGCCACGCACACCATCCGATACCAAtcaagatggatgccaagaacGCAACTTCCCTCAGCTACAAGCTGAACACCGGTGCCTCCATTCCGGCCATTGGCCTAGGTACCTGGCAGTCTGCCGAAGATCAGACCCGGGATGCTGTCAAGTACGCCCTGCAGAACGGGTACCGACACATTGACACCGCCTTCAACTACAAGAATGAAAAGgaagttggagatggcatTCGCGCCTCTGGTATTCCTAGGGAGGAAATTTGGGTTACGACAAAGCTAGACAATGACTGGCATCATCGTGCAAGCGAAGGCCTGGCATCCTCCCTGAAAGACTTGGGGCTTGACTACGTCGACCTATTCCTGGTGCACTTCCCCTGCTCTACGGACCCAACAGACAGTTCCAAACACCTCGCTGATTGGGACTATGTGAAGACATGGTAAAGAGGCTGAAGCGTTCTACGAGATCGCAGCTAACCCGGCACAGGCAAGAGATGCAGAAGCTGCTTGAAACTGGAAAGGCGAAGAACATTGGGGTGTCCAACTTCCAGATCCGCCatctcgagaagcttctcagCGACCCATCATGCAAGGTTGTCCCCGCAGTAAACCAGCTTGAGGTAAGTCATCTCCCCGGGAATGACATGGGGACTCCAGATGATCTAACTGACCTGTCAACCTTAGTTGCACCCTTACAACCCTTCGTGAGGCTTTTTCGACCACACTTTTGAGAATCCCGTTTGCTAATCAATATGTTGAATCAGGCCTAAGCTTGTGGGATACTGCAAATCCAAGGGTATACACTGCACTGCATACAGCTGCCTGGGTGGTAACTCGACGTCGCCCATCAACGGCCACACCGATCTTGTCAAGAATAGCACAGTGGCAAAGATCGCAGAGGCCAAGGGGAAGACGCCTGCCCAGATCCTGTAAGATGGCCACAGGGGAACAATTCAGGCGAGTCTAGCACTAACATTATTCTTAGCCTAAAATGGGGATTGCAGCGCGGCACCAGTGTCATTCCTAAGAGCGTCACACCTACGCGCATCGCTTCTAACTTTGACTTGGACGGATGGGTTCTGTCCGAGGATGAGATTGCAGAGCTTACTGGAATCAAGACGCGTTCCAAGGTTGTTGGGGACAGCTGGATGCCCATTAAGGTGTTTTTCGGTGACGATGAGTAGGGT
Protein-coding sequences here:
- a CDS encoding Aldo-ket-red domain-containing protein, producing the protein MDAKNATSLSYKLNTGASIPAIGLGTWQSAEDQTRDAVKYALQNGYRHIDTAFNYKNEKEVGDGIRASGIPREEIWVTTKLDNDWHHRASEGLASSLKDLGLDYVDLFLVHFPCSTDPTDSSKHLADWDYVKTWQEMQKLLETGKAKNIGVSNFQIRHLEKLLSDPSCKVVPAVNQLELHPYNPSPKLVGYCKSKGIHCTAYSCLGGNSTSPINGHTDLVKNSTVAKIAEAKGKTPAQILLKWGLQRGTSVIPKSVTPTRIASNFDLDGWVLSEDEIAELTGIKTRSKVVGDSWMPIKVFFGDDE